The proteins below come from a single Chryseobacterium sp. MA9 genomic window:
- the radA gene encoding DNA repair protein RadA, with amino-acid sequence MAKLKTAYFCQNCGTQYPQWLGQCKNCGEWNTLVEEVVEKPSHKTPPFSKTKQHVINIVEVVTSEEPRIKTPSDELNRVLGGGIVLGSVTLIGGEPGIGKSTLLLQLALKMKKKIFYVSGEESASQIKMRADRLTDIQNPNCFLFTETSLEKILHEAKKLEPDFMIIDSIQTLQSQLIESSPGTVSQIRECSNEIIKYAKENNTPVFLVGHITKDGQIAGPKVLEHMVDVVLNFDGDRNHLFRLLRANKNRFGSTSEIGIYEMVSQGLKEIKNPSEILITKKFEELSGNSVAVTLEGNRPMLLEIQALVSTAVYGTPQRSSTGFDSKRLNMLLAVLEKRAGFQLGAKDVFLNITGGIKTDDPALDLAVVASVLSSNEDIAISEHYCFAGEIGLSGEIRPVAQVEQRITEAEKLGYEKIFVSNLNKIPKRKFGIKIEEVSKIEDFHERLF; translated from the coding sequence ATGGCAAAACTGAAAACAGCATATTTCTGTCAAAACTGCGGAACTCAATACCCACAATGGCTCGGACAATGTAAAAACTGTGGAGAATGGAATACTCTGGTGGAAGAGGTGGTTGAAAAACCTTCTCATAAAACTCCTCCTTTCTCAAAAACCAAACAACATGTGATCAATATTGTTGAAGTGGTAACGAGTGAAGAGCCGAGAATAAAAACTCCTTCTGATGAATTGAACCGCGTTTTAGGAGGTGGAATTGTTTTAGGTTCCGTTACTTTGATTGGTGGTGAACCGGGAATCGGAAAGTCTACCCTTCTGCTTCAGCTTGCTTTGAAAATGAAGAAAAAAATCTTCTATGTTTCGGGGGAAGAAAGTGCCTCTCAGATAAAAATGAGAGCAGACAGACTTACGGATATTCAAAATCCAAACTGCTTTCTTTTCACTGAAACATCATTGGAAAAAATCCTTCATGAGGCAAAAAAACTGGAACCGGATTTCATGATTATTGACTCCATTCAGACCCTGCAGTCTCAGCTGATAGAAAGTTCTCCGGGAACAGTTTCCCAAATCCGGGAATGTTCTAATGAGATCATCAAATATGCCAAAGAAAATAATACTCCTGTATTTCTTGTAGGGCACATCACCAAAGATGGCCAGATTGCCGGACCAAAGGTACTGGAACATATGGTGGATGTTGTTTTGAATTTTGATGGAGACCGGAATCACCTTTTCAGATTGCTGAGAGCCAATAAAAACCGTTTTGGATCTACTTCTGAGATTGGTATCTATGAAATGGTTTCTCAGGGATTGAAAGAAATTAAAAATCCTTCTGAAATTCTGATCACAAAGAAATTTGAAGAACTTTCCGGAAACTCCGTTGCAGTAACCCTGGAAGGAAACCGACCTATGCTTCTGGAAATTCAGGCATTGGTAAGTACTGCCGTTTATGGGACTCCTCAAAGAAGTTCCACCGGTTTTGATTCCAAAAGATTGAATATGCTTTTGGCTGTACTGGAAAAAAGAGCAGGTTTCCAACTCGGAGCTAAAGACGTTTTCCTGAATATTACCGGAGGAATAAAAACAGACGACCCAGCACTGGATCTGGCAGTAGTAGCTTCTGTTCTTTCATCCAATGAGGATATTGCCATCTCAGAACATTACTGTTTTGCCGGAGAAATCGGATTAAGTGGTGAAATACGTCCTGTAGCACAGGTGGAACAAAGAATTACTGAGGCTGAAAAGCTGGGTTATGAAAAAATATTTGTTTCCAATCTTAATAAGATTCCGAAAAGAAAATTCGGCATAAAGATCGAAGAAGTGAGTAAGATTGAGGATTTTCATGAGAGGCTTTTTTAA
- a CDS encoding ACP phosphodiesterase, with translation MNYLAHSFLSFTDGQIVGQFLEDFIRNRDRFSFPKDIQDGITLHRAIDTYTDSHPAIHEAKKVFAPLVRLYAGAFVDVSMDHFVARDLSLNSLSEWKTHSLKVYSVLNAHEQWLPENFKKMLVKMEHDDWLYNYREDWGIKFSIQNVLNKAKYLDKDIPVFEAFLKNKDHLQQCYDDFFPDLLAHAKGINTLLQLEN, from the coding sequence ATGAATTACCTGGCGCATTCTTTTCTTTCTTTTACCGACGGACAGATCGTGGGTCAATTTCTCGAAGATTTTATCCGCAACAGAGATCGTTTTTCTTTCCCTAAAGATATTCAGGACGGAATTACTCTGCACAGAGCTATTGATACTTATACTGACTCCCATCCCGCCATTCATGAAGCTAAAAAAGTATTTGCTCCTTTGGTAAGACTGTATGCTGGTGCATTTGTAGATGTTTCTATGGATCACTTTGTAGCCAGAGATCTTTCTCTGAATTCTCTGTCAGAATGGAAAACTCATTCTCTTAAAGTTTACAGCGTTTTGAATGCCCATGAACAATGGCTTCCGGAAAATTTCAAAAAAATGCTTGTCAAAATGGAGCACGACGACTGGCTTTATAATTACCGTGAAGACTGGGGAATTAAATTCAGTATTCAGAATGTACTCAACAAAGCAAAATATCTGGATAAAGACATTCCTGTTTTTGAAGCTTTTTTAAAGAATAAAGATCATCTTCAGCAATGTTATGATGATTTTTTTCCTGATCTTCTCGCTCATGCAAAAGGAATTAACACACTGCTTCAACTGGAAAATTAA
- a CDS encoding DUF6702 family protein yields MSGKLFWGFFLFVTMVFQSFTGDEAFHPYHVGSVEINYNSKSRTFEVTGRFFLDDMENGLGKKYGGAFHFNDEKYKAKLNDALQKYCLEYFKLKADNKFLKVNYIGYEEDQESVDIFLESEPVASPKKVETAVSFLYNLFDDQINIVHIIVNGQRNSEKLTYPNRYLYKQF; encoded by the coding sequence ATGTCGGGTAAGCTTTTTTGGGGATTTTTTTTATTCGTAACCATGGTATTTCAGAGTTTTACGGGCGATGAAGCCTTTCATCCCTATCATGTAGGCTCTGTGGAAATTAATTATAATTCCAAATCCAGAACATTTGAAGTAACAGGGCGATTCTTCCTTGATGATATGGAAAATGGATTGGGGAAAAAATATGGAGGAGCTTTTCATTTTAATGATGAAAAATACAAAGCAAAACTGAATGATGCATTACAGAAATATTGCTTGGAATATTTCAAGTTAAAAGCGGATAACAAATTTTTGAAAGTAAACTATATCGGCTATGAAGAAGATCAGGAATCTGTAGATATATTTCTCGAGTCTGAACCTGTAGCCTCACCTAAAAAAGTAGAAACTGCCGTAAGTTTTCTGTACAACCTTTTTGATGATCAGATCAATATCGTTCATATCATTGTCAATGGACAAAGAAACAGTGAAAAGCTTACCTATCCTAACCGTTATCTTTATAAGCAGTTTTAA